One window from the genome of bacterium encodes:
- a CDS encoding sortase translates to MNAVDNAVRLARAAKRAYARKWAFGGLTFIAFLLSVTTLAHLDLLPEAAAPQTASAGSAPAVAMDVSGVVSAPTIPQSAELPVKIEVPSIRLSAKIANPSSTDIETLDHALLGGAVRYPTSAKLGEAGNVILFGHSSYLPVVSNQAFKTFDGIQNLEKGDRIIVSSGTRAYAYAVAGVSKQSAASDAGIALTSTGHTLTLATCDSFGEKTDRFVVTAELVESYPLVP, encoded by the coding sequence ATGAACGCAGTCGATAACGCAGTGCGGCTCGCGAGGGCCGCCAAAAGGGCGTACGCACGAAAGTGGGCCTTCGGAGGCCTGACTTTTATTGCATTCCTTCTTTCCGTTACGACGCTTGCGCATCTTGACCTCTTGCCTGAAGCGGCCGCGCCGCAGACGGCATCCGCCGGATCGGCGCCCGCAGTCGCCATGGATGTTTCGGGCGTTGTTTCCGCTCCGACTATACCGCAGTCCGCTGAGCTTCCCGTGAAGATCGAGGTGCCGTCGATCAGGCTGTCCGCGAAGATCGCGAATCCGTCTTCGACCGATATCGAAACGCTCGACCATGCGCTTCTTGGCGGAGCGGTCAGGTACCCGACGTCGGCGAAGCTTGGCGAAGCCGGGAACGTGATACTCTTCGGCCACTCAAGCTATCTGCCGGTCGTGAGCAACCAGGCGTTCAAGACGTTCGACGGCATACAGAACCTTGAGAAAGGAGACCGCATCATCGTATCTTCAGGCACGAGGGCGTACGCCTATGCGGTAGCAGGCGTGTCGAAGCAGAGCGCGGCATCCGACGCCGGAATCGCCCTGACCTCGACCGGCCATACGCTTACGCTCGCCACGTGCGACTCGTTCGGAGAAAAGACCGACCGGTTCGTCGTGACCGCAGAACTTGTCGAGAGCTATCCGCTCGTCCCCTAG